From Aegilops tauschii subsp. strangulata cultivar AL8/78 chromosome 5, Aet v6.0, whole genome shotgun sequence:
AAGTTACAAAGTTCTGGGAGACTGACAACTGCAAAATGAACTCACGCATCATGCCATAAGTTTGGCAAGTCTTAACGTTACCATTGTTGCTTACACCGATGGGTTCGATGAGGTTCCGGTCCATAAGCTCGTCAAAATTTTCAGCTGCAAGTTTCATGGCATCACATGAAGCTTGGGTTTCTACAATCCCCTCAGCTGACCATCGCCTCAACAAGCTTTTCTTTCTCATGGGATGATCACTCGGGAACATGGCAAAATATAACAAGCAGGCTTTGAGAGCATGGCCGCCCAGACTGGCGTAGCTACGCATCAGAGCGCGTCGCATATCACCAAAGGTCTCTCCGTTCTCCATATGATAACGAATGTTGTTGCATGCATCTTCACAGGTACGTCCAATCGGCCAACCAATTGATTTCAAGAATTCACCCATGGTAATCAGGGCAAGGGGCTGGCCATAGCATTTGTTCAGAATTGCTGTTGTATCAGGCTGGTCGTAATGCAAATATTTCTTCGGGCAAGCTTTCTCGGAGAATAATCGCTTCGAGCATTTTTCATCGAGTCTACTCATTCTGTGCACATAGCCGTTCTCAGAGCTGCAGGCAGTAGCAACTGACTGAATAGTTGTCGTCACCACTACTCTGCTGCTACCATCATTGTCATCTGGGAAAGCTGATTTGATTCTTTTCCACTGCGCTTGCGTTTGAATGTCATCGATTACAATGAAATATCTGAAAAAACAAATCAAGAAGAAAAAATGATTTAATCTGCATCCTTTCTGAAGCCAGCTATACATAATGACTTTGCTACCAATTACACCCGTGGTCGCAGGGCCACAATTTCTCACACTAGCTATATAAAATGCAGAGAAGTTATCAGGTTCAAGTACATCTTTCATTTTTAAGAGATGAAAACTCATAGTAGAAAAAGAGAAACATTAGAGAGTCACTCATTTTAATCATGATAAGAGAAGAACACATAGTCTGCTTATTTTTCAGGGCTTGCTTACAACAGCACAGAGTAATTAAGGAAACTGAGATATTACTGTTGACTCTTGAGTTTTGACTCAGCACTCTTAGTACTAGCAAGGTGATACCAAATTGATACATCAGTGCTTAACTAGAACTCTCTGAATCAATAAGTCAAATGTGAAATGAATCCGAGAAGTAAAGCAGAGAGTTCTAAATACCTCTTGTTGGCCAACTGATTTCTGACTTGTACGCAGAGCTGCGAGACATTGGAGGTGTCCAGCAGCACACTTTCCTGACAATCAGATCCAAATTCCCGGAGCATGTCGGCCAGCACCCCCCCTGGGCTCTTGAGCGCGGCACAGACCCACGCGCGCTTGTCGAACCTCTCGCTGCCGGCTTCGGTTTTGTACACATCGGCGGCAAGAGCGGTCTTCCCCAACCCCCAGCACCCTACGATAGAGACCACCTTGAGCTGCGTCGGCTGCCCCTCGGCCGCTTCCGCCAGCTGCTCCAGGAGCTTCGCCCGGTGCTCATCGACGCCGACGAGATCCGCGTCCGCGAGGCGCGGATCCGAAGCAGAGGAGGAGGGCGACGGGACAGCACCGGAGGTCTGGGCGGGGACGGGGTACCTCTGCCTCCGGTCGtgcgcctccaccaccatctGCTTCATCCTCTGCAGCTTCTGGGCAAACAACCGGTCGTTGAGGAGCGCCTTGGGGGACCGAACGCTCCGGCGGAGCAGGGAAGCCTGCTTCTTCCAAGTCGCGCGATACACGACGCTGTCGATGCAGTCCTTTATCCCCTGAGCCAGTTCGCGCAGATCTTCGATCGACAAGTGCAGTTGAGCATCCATGGAACGGACAATCACGCCGAGCTCGTCCTCGAGGAATTTGGCGTCCCTCATGATGTCCTTGTTCAGATTCCAACTCTTCTCAACCAGCGACAAGAGCTTCGGCAGCACAACTTTTATGGTGCCGCTCAAAATAGCG
This genomic window contains:
- the LOC109745748 gene encoding disease resistance protein RGA4, whose protein sequence is MEAAILSGTIKVVLPKLLSLVEKSWNLNKDIMRDAKFLEDELGVIVRSMDAQLHLSIEDLRELAQGIKDCIDSVVYRATWKKQASLLRRSVRSPKALLNDRLFAQKLQRMKQMVVEAHDRRQRYPVPAQTSGAVPSPSSSASDPRLADADLVGVDEHRAKLLEQLAEAAEGQPTQLKVVSIVGCWGLGKTALAADVYKTEAGSERFDKRAWVCAALKSPGGVLADMLREFGSDCQESVLLDTSNVSQLCVQVRNQLANKRYFIVIDDIQTQAQWKRIKSAFPDDNDGSSRVVVTTTIQSVATACSSENGYVHRMSRLDEKCSKRLFSEKACPKKYLHYDQPDTTAILNKCYGQPLALITMGEFLKSIGWPIGRTCEDACNNIRYHMENGETFGDMRRALMRSYASLGGHALKACLLYFAMFPSDHPMRKKSLLRRWSAEGIVETQASCDAMKLAAENFDELMDRNLIEPIGVSNNGNVKTCQTYGMMREFILQLSVSQNFVTLFCDDKKEAGKYARRLSLHHRNAKDDDRFKNIDLSLVRSLTIFGEACKTVLNFSKYELLRVLDLEKCDDLKDDHIKGICNLLLLKYLSLGSSVTELPEDIAKLEHLEALDVRRTKVNILPVEVFLLPCLMHILGEFRISGKVYKKSVFLKKKTGSEVQKFLLEGKSNIETLAGFITDGSEGFLHLMGHMNRLRKVKIWCKPSATASSTDWSDLIRAIQQFILDKKDENSDTTRSLSLHFDECSGDFLDSIQGPCYLSSLKLHGNLTILPQFVVSLRGLKELCLSTTKLTTSVLEALSSLSHLQYLKLIAREIEDFSIEVHALPRLLRLCFELQRPTFPTIKQGAMRFLVTLQLLCKDINALSVINIECFEHLEEVILHPRVSQETQKQWEKAAEEHPNGPKVLLFKSGDEAENSNDQLNPAFSRMGISEVCPPLNESASSIVVS